AGAGCAGGGCAGGTATTGCTGCACTCACAACAATGGAACTGTATTTGACTCCGAGCATCTCAGCCATGATGAAGGCTGCTGCACCCATGATCGGAGGAAGAAGTTGCCCTCCAACAGAGGCACTCGATTCTACAGCGCCGCTGAACTCATTGGAATACCCGGTTTTTTTCATCAGTGGGATGGTGAAGGCTCCAGTGGTAACTACATTGGCGACAGCACTTCCGTTGATGGAACCAAGGAATCCGCTTGCAATGACTGCCACCTTAGCCGGACCACCCTTGGAGCTTCCTGCAAAAGCAAGGGCCAGATCATTGAAGAACCGTCCCATACCACACTTATTCATAACCGTACCAAACATGATAAATAGGAAAATATATGAGGCTGCTACATCCACAGAAGTACCATAGATACCTTCTGTGTTGATAAAGATATGGTTGACCAGAGCTTTCCAGTCGTATCCTCGATGCATAAAAATCCCTGGAAGATTTCTTCCAAAGAGCCCGTACAGTAAAAAGATGAGACTGAGGATAACCAATGGCCATCCAGAAATCCGCCTGCTTGCTTCCAGTACCACGAGAATCAGGATGGTTCCCATGACCACGTCCATGGTATTGGGACTTCCCATTCGGTTAATGAAGTTGATGTAGTCAATCCAGACATATGCTGCCACTGCTAGTGAGGCAATTGCAAACACAATGTCATACCAGGGGATGGATTTCCTGCTTGCTTTTTTGTTGGCAGGGTAGAGGAAGAAGGTCATGAAGAGAATCATGGCAACATGGAGTGAGCGGTGCAAATGTGTTGCCGGATACCCTATAAATGAGGTACCAAAGTGGTAGAGTGCTACAATGATGGAAATCCAATACAGCCCCTGGGCAAGAAGATAGTGGTCGAATTTACGTGTCTTCGATTCTTTCTCGAACTTGCTGAGCAGCTGCTCCTGTTTGCTTTTCATGGCAGGATTCATTTCGTCAAGGGATATCTTGGCCATATGGTTCCTACTCCTTCTATAGTTAATTCTACCGGAATATGATGGGGTACATCCTCACCGGTGATAAAGATGGTGTTTCCAACAGTAATGCTGGTTAATGCGGTTTGGGAATGGATCCAACGAATTTCGCCAAACACTTGGTCGAGTTGTTCCATGACAACCATACCGTCTTTCACAGATGTTACGCCTTTGTTCTCAGGAATACCAGCTCCAAAGCCTGCCACCTTGATGGTGTCTAGGTGGAATAAGCCATCCTTTTGGATGGTGAATTCCTCAATCCAGGGAATAAACTCAGCTGAATGGATCCAACTGTAGGTAAGCTGCTCTCCCTCTTCCACGGGAATCGAGGCCAGCACCTCCCCGGTTTGCTGATCGCGTAACACCAAGGCAAGACCTGGTCTTTGTAGGAAGAGGAGAAGCAGTGTCCCCACCACAAGGGTGAGGACAACGACAATAATTCTACGTTGTGTACTGCTTTTCATCAAGAATGCTTACAGTCCTGCTTCCTCGTAGTATTTGATAGCTCCTTCGTGGAAGGGGATATCCACACCGATGTGACTGTTCTCAAGGGTGATATGCTTCTGTGCTGTAGCATGTGCTGCCTGGATGTCTCCAATGTTTTCGAAGATACCCTTGGTCAGGTCATATGCTACATCAGCGGGAAGGTCCTTGTTGACGATCATGATGTTGCGAACCGTGGCGGTCTGGATACCAGAATCGGTGTCATACACGTCAGCGGGAATGGTTGCTTCAACGAAGAAGGGATAGTTCTTCTTCAGGGTTGCAAGACCTTCGCCTTCGATGGGTACGAGTACAATCTTGCTGGTGGTACCAAGCTCCATGATGGTTGCATTGGGAATGCCGCTGGTTACAAAGACTGCATCAACCATGTTGTTCTTCAACTGGGCGATTGCCTCACCATAGTTGAGGTAGTCAACCTTGCTGTCTGCATAGCTCATGCCATGTGCTTCGTACATCATTCTTGCATTGACCTCAACACCACTATTGGGGGCGCCGATGCCGACACGCTTACCTTTCAGATCGGTGAACTTCTTGATACCGGTCTTGTCAGTGGTAACCAGCTGTACATAGTTGGGGTAGAGACCAAGCAGAGCGCGGAGCTCTGTAGCAGGTTCCTTGCCCTCATAAGCACCAAAACCCTGGTATGCCTGTGCTACAACATCACTCATGGCAATTGCCATCTCAGCACGATTTTCCCTGATCAGGGTTACATTCTCTGCTGAAGCACCGGTTGCCTGTGCTGATGACTTGTAGCCAAGCTTATTCTGGAATACTGAAGAGAACGCTCCTCCGATTGGGTAGTAGAGACCACTGGTAGGTCCGGTTGCAACGGTGATGAAGTACTTGCTTCTATCAAGTTCGCCACTCTGTGCTTTTTCACTATCGCCTGCAGCAAAAAGGGAGATGCTCATGACCAAGGCCAGAAGAGCAATTAGGAACAGCTGTCTTTTTTTCATACGTTTCTCCTGTAAATAAAATTCTCGCAGGGGTATAGGCCTGCATGTCTCCAAGAACCACTTTCTGAGCACTTCTTATCGTTGTTTTGCCAGATGGGTAGGACTGCATATCATTGGTATTAATATGCAAAAGCAGAATACAAGGAGGTTTATGTGAAAATCAAGTGGTAAAGTGAAGAAGCATGGAAAATATCCCACAAAAACAGTATAATTTCCTTATGACAACACGCCAGTTCCTTAATATCGTAGAGATGCGAACGAAGGTTATCAGCATGGGCACTTTTGCCTGTGCATCCCTCTATGCAGTTAATATTCAAGATAGTGTACCTATAGTTCCTTGGGTAATTATGGGGTTCGCAACCCTTTTCGTCGACATGGGAACAACGGGCTTCAATACCTTTTTCGATTATTATCGGGGGACCGATAACCTTACCTATACCAAGGAGAAAGAGAAGGTGCTTGTGCATGAACAGGTGAACCCGCTCTCTGCCTTGCTTATCTCCCTTGCCCTGTTCGCCCTGGCTGCTGTACTGGGCCTCGTTCTGGCCTCTATGACCAGCTGGTATCTTCTCCTGGTTGGTGGGATGTGCATGCTTGTTGGTTTCTTCTATACAGCCGGGCCACTGCCGATCAGCAGGACCCCGTTTGGTGAACTGTTTGCCGGAGGCTTTCTGGGCAGTGTTCTCTTTTTGATCACGCTCTTTGTCCTAGGGGTTCCCCTTGGTGCCAAGGAGGTTGCTGCAACTGTTCCCTTCCTTTTGCTTATTGGTATGATCCTTTCGGTGAACAATGGGTGTGACCGAATAGGTGATACAGCAAATGGAAGGAAAACACTTTCTATTCTCCTGGGAAAACGAGGCAGTGTTGGCTTGGTTGCAACTGAAGGGCTGGCTGCCTATCTGGTAAGTGCAGTGTTTGTGTTTGTTGGAATGTATCCAGTGTACTTCCTTCCTCTGCTGGTATTTCTGGCCATCCGTTTCTTGGTTCAGTTTAGGAGAGTGAGGAGGGAGGGAATGGATGAAGCACACAAAGCCCAACATATGGGCTTTGCTTCTTCTACCTTTATCTCTTTCTCATTGAGTTTTGTTATTGCTTTCCTACTCAGTAGAGTGTTCGGTTCTCCGGTTTTTTAATCGTTGCTGCAAACACCGAGTTAGCCAATCCCAAAACCGCTGAGAGGGAGAACAGTACTTCAATGCCGAGCGTTTTCCAGATAAGGCCACCAAGCAGTGCAATCATGACACTGATCAGGTGATTGACCGAGATACCTGTTGTAAGGGTAGCGGTAAGCTCTTCACGGGAAGAGGATAGGTCTCTTACATATACATTGGTTGCCATGCTTGCAAGACTGATAATCGAATCAAGTACAAAATTGACACATACCACAATGAATGCTATTTCCATCGGGAATATCCGGTGCGCAAAGCCATAGAGTAAACAGACCGCAACGAGAATGATGGTATCGGCTACCATGATGGTCTTATATCCCAGTTTGTCCACCAATATCCCGATAACCGGACTGAGCAACATGCCGAAGATTGCACAGATGGCGAGCAACATCGCAATTACTGAGGTGTCGGCTCCATAGAAAAGGATAAGGACATAGGGAGCAAAGGTAAGGAAGATCTGCTTTCTTGCTCCATAGAATACTTCCAGCATGTAGAACTTCCCAAACTTTCGATGGAAGTACAACCGACTTCGTTTGACCGGTTTTCCCCGATCTCTCATCGTGAGTACGATCACTGCTGCTGAGAAGAGCAAGGATACTGAGAGGAAGAATATCACCCTGAAACCAACAATTGAATCCCTTGCATACCCAAGGCGACCAAGGACCAAGAAGAGGATGGAGACGATGACAAAACCACCGATGTTTCCCCCATGACTGATCGCTGAGGTTACCCCCAAGCTGGCTCCTCCTTTCTCGTTTTTTGCAAAGGAGAGGGACATCGAGCTCTTGATTGGCATGATAATATGCTCTCCACTACTGAAGACAACCATGAAGAGGATGACTACTACTTTACTGGAGCCGAGAAACAACAAGCCAAGCAAACCGAAGAGCATGATAAGCGTACCTACCTTGTAGACGGTACTCTCACTGAATCGATACATGGAAGCGAGGATGAAGATAAGCAGGAGCCCCGGTAATTCCCGAAAGAATTCGACAATTCCCCGTTCAAATTCAGATATCTTTACTATCTCGGCAAGATAGTTGTCCTGAATTCCACGATACAGCCCGTAAGCAAGACCGGTAAGCAGAATGGTAGTAAGGAAAACCCTTACACCCGTATCGCCCCGGTAGATCGATTCTTTCTCTCTCGGCATGGTAGAGACTCCAGTTGGCTTGAATTACCTGTGACTATGATTAGAATTGTAGAGGATGTCAACAAGTATTGCTGATCTTCTAAGATTGTCCCTCAAGTACTTTGTTGATATCGGCAAGGGAACTTCCCAGATGCGCAAGCATATAGGCGGCTGCTTTTTGAGAATCTCGTTCTTTCAGTGCAGTGATGATCAACTCATGCTCTCGAATAGTATTTTCTGAACTGGTTTTAACCGATATGGACATGAGACGATAGCGCTTAAGCTCCATTGCAAGGAGCTCATTGATTTTCAACAAGAGAGGATTATGCGACATCTTGCAGATCTGTGTATGGAATTCTTCATCCAATGCCGCCAGGGCAGCTACATTCGCCTGGCTGTTTTGAGAGATGAAATGTTGGTGGATGACCTCCAATTGTGCCACTTCCTCATCTGTTGCACGACTCACAGCCATTCTCACCTGCACGGTTTCCAGAGCTTCTCGTACATCGGTAGTGTCTTTCAGGGTGGGGGCGGACTCTATAAACCAAGAACGAATGGCATCATAGTCATGGCTCTGATTATCACGTACAAAAGCCCCTTTCCCAGAAATGAGCTCTACATATCCTTCAGCTTGAAGTGATCGCATAGCCTCGCGTACTGTAGATCTGCTTACTGAAAGCATCTTGCAGAGCTGGATTTCTGCTGGTAGTTTCGTACCAATGGGATAGGTTCCATTCATGATGGATTCTCGAATTGAGTCAATGACTTGTGTGGTTACGGATATTCTTTTTATTTCTTTCATGTTTTTTGTCTGACAACAGACTACCATGTGAAACTTGGCTAGTCAAAGAAATTTTTAGGAAAATAATGATTGACAACATAAATATGCATGGTATTCTCTAAAAGGATTCATAAATTGTCAGACAATCTGGCATCATACAAAATCGTGGAGGTTTGAATATGAAGAAACTGATCGCTGTATTGCTTATGGTAACCATGAGCATGACCCTTGTATTTGCACAAGGTGGAAATGAGAAAAGTAGTGGGACAGAGAGTGTTACACTCACCGTGTATTCACCAGGTAATGCAAACTCTGTACCTACCAAGACCATTCTGAAATATAAAGAACTGGTAGAGAATGCTTCCAACGGAACAATCAAGATGGTGGCTCATCATTCTGGGGAGCTGGGCAACGATGCAGAAGCCTTGCAGTCAACCAGAATGGGTACCATTGATATCATCTTTGCAGGAACCAGTGGGTTTACCAGTTTCTATGAGGATGCCAAAATTTTAGATTTGCCATTCTTGTTTGACTCCGCCCAGGAAGCCTATGAAATCGTTAACGGTGATATTGGAGAAGAGATTTTCGCAGACTTGCCATCGGTAGGATTGGTCTATCTCTCAGAAGGCGATAATGGAATGCGGCATATTGCAACAACCAATAAACCCATCGATTCAGTTGCTGACGTCGACGGGCTAAAAATCCGCGTACCAACCAGTAAGATGTATCTTGATGTCTGGAGTGCCCTTGGTGCAACCCCTGTAGCCCTTGCATTGAATGAATTGGCAATCGCTTTGGCAAACGGTACTGCTGAAGCTCAGGACAACGCAACATATCATCTTGTAGCAAACGCTACGTATGATGATATCGAGCACTACAGTTTTATCAACTATATGTGGATGGGCTGTACCATGGCTATGAACCAGGACAGCTGGAACAAGCTCTCTGCTGAACAACAGAACATTCTTAAAGAGCAGGCAATTGCAGCAGCAAAATACTCGTTTGATACCATTGAGGAAGACAATGTCTCTGCCACGGAAGTGCTCAAGGAAGCTGGAGTTGAGTTTAATGAGACCCCAGATATTCAGAGCTTCAAGGATAAGTTGGGTGGATCATCGTACTACACGCAGTACAAGGATGCTTCTTGGTACAACCAAGAGATCTTGGATGCAATCTTGGCAAACTAAGTAGGACTGTCGTATACAAGGGCGAGAGGTTTCTCGCCCTTGTATCATTGATTTTGAGGAAGGATTTACATGGTAGTAATAAGAAAAATACTGGAAGGTTTTGTAAAATGCATATCTGTTTTACTAATGCTTCTGGTAGCTGGAATTGTATTGTTGATGCTAAATGAGCTCGTGCTTCGTAATCTCCTCGGTTCTTCCTTCAAAGGAATGACAGAACTCTCTGGGTTTATGTTTTTGTGGATGGCTTTCTTGGGCATCATTGTGTTATATGACCAAAATAGAATGATCTCCCTTGATATGTTCTTTGTAAGGACGAAGGGTAGATTACACACAGTCCTTTGGGTCATTCAGCGTTTGACGGCAATATTGCTTGGAGTCGTGATGATTCTGGCATTCAAAGGGCTCTATCCTTTCATCAGTACTGAGTTCTACTCTTCAATGCCGACTTTTTCAAAGATGTATCAGTATGTTCCCATGGTAATTACCGGTGCGTTTCTTTGTGTTAAATCCATGTATGACCTTGTTATGAAGGCAAGAGGGGAGAACGTGTCATGATATTGTTCTTTGGTAGCTTTATACTTTTACTGTTGATTGGGGTACCGATCAGCATATCGATCGGAGCCAGTGCAATATTGGGATGTTTGAATCTGGGGTATCCCTTGATGGTGATAGGCCAAAAAATGGTCAGTGGTATCGATTCATTCTTGCTGATAGCAATTCCCTTGTTTATCTTGGCCGGCAACCTGATGAATGCTGGAAAGATAACAGAAAAAATCTTTGATTTTGCCAAACGCTTGGTAGGATGGATACCTGGTGGATTGGGTCATGCCAATATTGTTGCAAGCTTGATATTTGCAGGTATGAGTGGTAGTGCTGCAGCAGATGCAGGAGGACTCGGAACCATTGAGATGGAAGCAATGTCCACCAATGGATATGATGATGACTTCTCTGCGGCGGTTACCGCATCGTCAACAGTGATTGGGCCAATCTTCCCTCCCTCCATACCTTTGATCATATATGGGTCTGTTGCATCTGTGAGTGTGTCACAACTGTTCATGGGAGGCGTTGTCCCTGGTTTGTTGATGGCGATTGCTCTTATGATCATGGTCTTCGTATTTGCCATCAAGCGGTCTTACCAACGGGTAGCCTTCAGTCTGGTATTGTTGGTCAAGCAATTTTTTGCTTCGATTCTCTCTATCATAACCCCGCTGATTATTCTCAGTGGATTCACCCTTGGTTGGTTCACCCCAACAGAAGCTTCAAGCGTTGCTGTTGCCTATGCTTTGGTTATTGCACTGGTAGTGTATAGGACCTTGGATTGGAAGACTTTCAAGAAGTGCCTGCTTGAGAGTGCAATCACGAGTGCAAACACACTGTTTATCATAGGAACCTCGATGCTTTTCAGCTATGTTCTTATTAAAGAGGGTGTCTCAACACAGATGGCAACCTTTATATTGGGGATCAGTGATAATCCCTATATCATTCTCATGGTTATTAATATTCTCCTGCTTGTATTGGGAATGTTCATGGAACCAGGTGCAATTTTGACCTTGATGTTGCCAGTCCTGCTTCCAATAGTGAAGGCTCTTGGGCTTGATCTGGTTCACTTTGGTGTAGTCATGGTCTTAAATCTGATGATCGGACAGGTAACACCTCCCTTTGGTGTTTGTCTGTTTATCATTGCTGATGTAGCCAAGATATCCTTGAACCGAATGTACAAGGCAATTCTGCCGTTTATCATTCCTCTCTTGGTTGTCCTGTTACTCGTTACGTATATGCCACAGATTGTTACGTGGCTACCTAGTGTACTGTTGCATGCATAAAAAAATTTTTAGTAAGGATATGGTATTTTAATGAAAGACAATCTGTTTGATGTATCTGGAAAAATCGTTGTTATTACTGGTGGTTTGGGACAAATCGGTGCTCAATTTGTGCTTGAATTCTTGCGGAGGGATGCGAAGGTAGCAGTACTTTCTCGTTCTGCCGATCAGAAGAAAGCAGCGGCTGCATTGGGAAAAGAGGCGTCCCAGCATACCTCTCTTCTCCTGCAACGCGCTAATATTTGTAAGAAGGAATCCATAGAACAAGCGCTCGATGCTATTGAGCAAGTATGGGGTACCCCTGATGTATTGATAAACAATGCAGGTATCGACACGCAGCCAAGCGCTCCGCCGGAAGTCAGTGGTCCTTTTGAAGAATTTCCTGAAGATGTATTCAGGGAGGTTGTAGAAACAAACCTGGTAGGCACTTTCTTGATGACACAGGCTGTTGGAGCACGCATGGTAAAGGCCGGAAAACCTGGTTCCATTATCAATGTAGGGTCAATCTATGGAATGGTGAGTCCTGTACAGGATATCTATGCCTATAAGAAGGAAATGACAGGAGTCCCATTCATAAAGCCAGTTGCCTATAGTGCAGCAAAGAGTGGAATTTACAATTTGACTCGTTATTGTGCAACGTATTGGGGTAAGAAAGGCATTCGGGTAAATACCCTAACACCTAGTGGTGTCTGGAGGGAGACCCAGGATGAGTACTTCCATGCAAACTATGAAGCAAGAATGCCGATCGGAAGAATGGCACAGGCAGATGAATTCAATGGTGCGATTATTTTTCTCTCCAGTGCAGCATCAACCTATATGACAGGATCGAATCTTGTTGTTGATGGAGGCTGGACAGCATGGTAGCCAATACCCCTTCTGTGATCTCTGCCTTGATTACTCCCATGGACGAAGGCAGGGAAGTTGATGTTCATGCGCTTGAGAAGCTTGTTGAGTATGAAATTGGACATGGTGCAGATGGTTTCTATTGTTGCGGTTCTTCTGGTGAGGGGCTATTGCTCTCGCCAGATGAGAGGAAACTGGTTGTTGATACCGTTGCTTCTGTAACAGAAGGGAAGGTGCCTTTCTATGCGCATACAGGGTCCCTTGGAACCAGGGAAGCCATTGCTCTCTCTGTTCATGCACAGGAAAGAGGTGCACAAGCAGTTTCACTCATCCCACCAATCTATTACCACTACAGCCAAGCTGAGGTCGAACAGTATTACGCAGATGTAACGGATTCTGTTGATATCGGTGTGATTGTCTATAACATCCCGCAATTTACCGGTATCTCTTTCTCGAAAGATAGCGCCATCATGAGAAACGAGAATATCGTAGGCATCAAGCATACGAGTATGAATCTCTATGATTTGGAGAGACTGGGACAGGCTTTCCCTGACAAGACATTATTCAATGGTTTTGATGAGATCTATCTATACAGTTTAACCGCTGGTGCCCAGAGTACCATTGGTACTACTGTCAATGTTTGTCCGAAACTCTTCAAGGCGATCAGGGCAGATTTTATACAAGGAGAAATTGAGAAAGCACAAGAGAAACAGCATTTACTGAATACGTTTGTCGAATCATTGGTGCAAGAAGGCATTTTTCCTGCAGTCAAGTATGCAATGACCTATCTCGGGGCTTCATCAGGACCCTGTAGAAAACCCTTCAAACCATTGGACGAAAAAGGAAAGAGAAGGGTTGAGCTTGCAGTGAAAAAGCTTGAACGATACCTCTAGGTAATCTGGCTTCAGCTGTCTTTCGGTGGCTGAAGCTGTAATTTTTTGTAGGTTTAACAGAGAATACATCTAAATTGCCGGCACATGGATGTATTTATTTCCTATTTTTATCACTTTTATGCATAATCTTGACGTACGTCAATGAAACCTTACTCCTTTGTGGTCATACTAAAGCCAAGTAAATAGTTAGTAAGGAGTACGTATATATATGAAAAATGCCAAATCAATACGCTCATGGAGCTTAATCTCAGGTGTGTCCATCTTTATCATGGCGATTGCTGCTGGAATCGCCTATGGAATGATCTTCCCCTCTTTATATAGGGAGGCAGATCCAATGCAGACCCTTCAATTGATCGAAGCCAATAAGGGGTCTTTCCGTGCCATGAATCTCTTGTTCATGGTAATACTGGTTACTGATCTCTTGGTTTCATACGGGTTCTGTGTAATCATCACTCCTATTGGTAGGCGGCTGGCTTCTCTGGTCAGCCTGACGCGTTTTATCTACTCAGCTATCCTTGCAGTCGCCCTATATTACCTGTTTGGCAAGCAAATGGATGCATTCCTCCGGATATGGTCCTTCGGTCTGTTCCTCTTTGGTTTTCATCTCCTGCTCCTAGGCAGTGTTTTGTTCCATGGCCGATGGTTGGTCAAGCTGCTGGGTGTCCTGTTGTTGATTGGGGGAGTTGGCTATTCTCTCATTCATGGAATAGAAATATTCGCACCTCAGTCTTCTCAGGCAACCATGCTTCTGGAAGATGGCCTTAGTATACCCATGGCAGCAGGTGAGTTGATCCTGGGGTTCTGGTTGGTACTGACACGAGGGAAAATGTTTATACAAGAGAAGACTCTGCAAGGCGGCGTTTGATCCTGCTCAAGGACTCAGCGGTAATGCCGATATAGCTTGCAAGTTGGTGTTGGGGGACTCGAGCAAAGAGGTCCATACGTGTTTGCATGAGTCTCCTGACCCTATCCTCTGGTCCCATACTGATGAAAGCTGTGTACTCATCATGCATTTTCCCAAGCGACTCTTCCATTATTCTTCTTGTTATTTCCGCAAAGACAGGGTATGTATCAAACTCATCTGATTGTTGATCCAAATCCCCCACAATCATGACTGAATCCTCAAGACATGTAACGAAGTAGGGGGAGTCCTTGGAAGTGAGGATTGCGATGCTTTGATATTCTGTAATGAAATCGGAGGTAATTTCTTTTCCTTCCTCATTCACTGCATACTTCCTTGCGCATCCCTGCAATATAAAGAAGCATTGAGTTACAGGGTCTCCCTGTCTGACCAACACAGTACCTTTCTTGAAGAACGCTATTGGCAGATGTCGTATCATTGGTTTCAGCTCAGCGGGAGAAATATCCGCATAGTGAGAAGCAAATTGTGCAAAATTATCGATCAATGCTTCGGGTACTTGGTATGGTTTCATTTGGTATCCTTTATTGCTGACTAGATGGTACCATTCCATGCCTCTACTGTACACAACTCCTCTCAATTTGTTGGACACCGATTTGCTTGACGATTGTGGGTACCCGTCGTAGGCTACAGAGAGAAGGAGATACAGGTATGGAAGGAAAACGGTTTGGTTCTACCTTGGAAGGGAAATTGGTGGTAGTAACTGGGGCGAGTAAAGGCATAGGCAAGGGCTTGGCAGAGATCATTGCCTTCGAGGGAGCACGGGTAGCAATCGCTGCTCGCGACATAGATACGCTTGAGCAGGTTGCTGCCGGCATACAGGAACAAGGGGGCGAATGCAAAGCCTTCAACCTTGACTTGAGAAGAGTTGAATCGATCAGAGATTGTTTTTTCCGTATTGAAGAGGAAATGGGGCCAATCGATGTACTGGTAAACAACGCTGGAATGGGTAATCCAATTCCAGCTGAGGAAATTACTGAGGAAGACTGGGACTGGATGATGGATCTGAACCTGAAAGGAACCTTCTTCTGTTGCCAGGAAGCAGGAAAGAGAATGCTCTCCCGTAAAAAGGGACGTATTGTGAACATCTCCAGCCAGGCTTCTGTGGTGGCCATCCCCCATGAGGCTGTCTATTGTGCTTCAAAGGGTGGGCTGAATATGCTCACCAAGGTATTGGCTGCCGAGTGGTCCCCAAGCAATATTACGGTCAATGCAGTTGGCCCTACCTTCGTCTATACCCCTGGTACTGCTGAAAGGCTGGATGATCCAACATTCCTTGAAGGGGTACTTGATAAGATTCCTCGTGGAAGGGTTGCCACCATAGATGATGTAGCTTCTGCAGTGCTTTATCTCGCAAGTGATCATGCAGACATGGTAACCGGTTCCCTCCTGCTGGTTGATGGTGGCTGGACCTCCCTCTAAGATGAAGAGTAGGTAAAGAATAAGAGGAGTGTCTTGTTTTTTGGAACTCACAATCCTATCATCTACCCATGATATATATTGTTGAGGACAATCCAGCAATTGCGGAGACCATCCAAGCCTACTTGCA
The sequence above is drawn from the uncultured Sphaerochaeta sp. genome and encodes:
- a CDS encoding MFS transporter, producing the protein MPREKESIYRGDTGVRVFLTTILLTGLAYGLYRGIQDNYLAEIVKISEFERGIVEFFRELPGLLLIFILASMYRFSESTVYKVGTLIMLFGLLGLLFLGSSKVVVILFMVVFSSGEHIIMPIKSSMSLSFAKNEKGGASLGVTSAISHGGNIGGFVIVSILFLVLGRLGYARDSIVGFRVIFFLSVSLLFSAAVIVLTMRDRGKPVKRSRLYFHRKFGKFYMLEVFYGARKQIFLTFAPYVLILFYGADTSVIAMLLAICAIFGMLLSPVIGILVDKLGYKTIMVADTIILVAVCLLYGFAHRIFPMEIAFIVVCVNFVLDSIISLASMATNVYVRDLSSSREELTATLTTGISVNHLISVMIALLGGLIWKTLGIEVLFSLSAVLGLANSVFAATIKKPENRTLY
- a CDS encoding TRAP transporter small permease, with translation MVVIRKILEGFVKCISVLLMLLVAGIVLLMLNELVLRNLLGSSFKGMTELSGFMFLWMAFLGIIVLYDQNRMISLDMFFVRTKGRLHTVLWVIQRLTAILLGVVMILAFKGLYPFISTEFYSSMPTFSKMYQYVPMVITGAFLCVKSMYDLVMKARGENVS
- a CDS encoding prenyltransferase yields the protein MTTRQFLNIVEMRTKVISMGTFACASLYAVNIQDSVPIVPWVIMGFATLFVDMGTTGFNTFFDYYRGTDNLTYTKEKEKVLVHEQVNPLSALLISLALFALAAVLGLVLASMTSWYLLLVGGMCMLVGFFYTAGPLPISRTPFGELFAGGFLGSVLFLITLFVLGVPLGAKEVAATVPFLLLIGMILSVNNGCDRIGDTANGRKTLSILLGKRGSVGLVATEGLAAYLVSAVFVFVGMYPVYFLPLLVFLAIRFLVQFRRVRREGMDEAHKAQHMGFASSTFISFSLSFVIAFLLSRVFGSPVF
- a CDS encoding FadR/GntR family transcriptional regulator; this encodes MKEIKRISVTTQVIDSIRESIMNGTYPIGTKLPAEIQLCKMLSVSRSTVREAMRSLQAEGYVELISGKGAFVRDNQSHDYDAIRSWFIESAPTLKDTTDVREALETVQVRMAVSRATDEEVAQLEVIHQHFISQNSQANVAALAALDEEFHTQICKMSHNPLLLKINELLAMELKRYRLMSISVKTSSENTIREHELIITALKERDSQKAAAYMLAHLGSSLADINKVLEGQS
- a CDS encoding DUF1850 domain-containing protein; this translates as MKSSTQRRIIVVVLTLVVGTLLLLFLQRPGLALVLRDQQTGEVLASIPVEEGEQLTYSWIHSAEFIPWIEEFTIQKDGLFHLDTIKVAGFGAGIPENKGVTSVKDGMVVMEQLDQVFGEIRWIHSQTALTSITVGNTIFITGEDVPHHIPVELTIEGVGTIWPRYPLTK
- a CDS encoding TRAP transporter permease encodes the protein MAKISLDEMNPAMKSKQEQLLSKFEKESKTRKFDHYLLAQGLYWISIIVALYHFGTSFIGYPATHLHRSLHVAMILFMTFFLYPANKKASRKSIPWYDIVFAIASLAVAAYVWIDYINFINRMGSPNTMDVVMGTILILVVLEASRRISGWPLVILSLIFLLYGLFGRNLPGIFMHRGYDWKALVNHIFINTEGIYGTSVDVAASYIFLFIMFGTVMNKCGMGRFFNDLALAFAGSSKGGPAKVAVIASGFLGSINGSAVANVVTTGAFTIPLMKKTGYSNEFSGAVESSASVGGQLLPPIMGAAAFIMAEMLGVKYSSIVVSAAIPALLYYLGILVQVQLRASKLNLEGLPKDQLPKLRDVMRERGHLLIPIAFLLYMLLFSGATVIFSAFWAIVATIAVSMARKTTRMTLRQILDAFSEGTRAVVSVAVACAVVGIIIGVVSLTGFGLNMANAIIQLGQSNLMMTLFLTMITCMILGMGLPSIPAYLITATMAAPALVKLGIPPLAAHMFVFYFAMFANITPPVALASFAAAGLSGGDPMMTGIQSVKLSLAGFIVPYMFIYNSALLLIDVTPLVALRVAITAILGVLLIGMATEGYLFKDMVWPVRIAAFLGALLLISANVVQDIIGFSLAVLVVLFQFYWKHKKQIA
- a CDS encoding TAXI family TRAP transporter solute-binding subunit, with amino-acid sequence MKKRQLFLIALLALVMSISLFAAGDSEKAQSGELDRSKYFITVATGPTSGLYYPIGGAFSSVFQNKLGYKSSAQATGASAENVTLIRENRAEMAIAMSDVVAQAYQGFGAYEGKEPATELRALLGLYPNYVQLVTTDKTGIKKFTDLKGKRVGIGAPNSGVEVNARMMYEAHGMSYADSKVDYLNYGEAIAQLKNNMVDAVFVTSGIPNATIMELGTTSKIVLVPIEGEGLATLKKNYPFFVEATIPADVYDTDSGIQTATVRNIMIVNKDLPADVAYDLTKGIFENIGDIQAAHATAQKHITLENSHIGVDIPFHEGAIKYYEEAGL
- a CDS encoding TRAP transporter substrate-binding protein; the protein is MKKLIAVLLMVTMSMTLVFAQGGNEKSSGTESVTLTVYSPGNANSVPTKTILKYKELVENASNGTIKMVAHHSGELGNDAEALQSTRMGTIDIIFAGTSGFTSFYEDAKILDLPFLFDSAQEAYEIVNGDIGEEIFADLPSVGLVYLSEGDNGMRHIATTNKPIDSVADVDGLKIRVPTSKMYLDVWSALGATPVALALNELAIALANGTAEAQDNATYHLVANATYDDIEHYSFINYMWMGCTMAMNQDSWNKLSAEQQNILKEQAIAAAKYSFDTIEEDNVSATEVLKEAGVEFNETPDIQSFKDKLGGSSYYTQYKDASWYNQEILDAILAN